The following DNA comes from Kitasatospora sp. NBC_01287.
AACGCCGCCTCGTTCCGCCTGGTCAACGGCACCTACGGCAGCCCGTACCTCGGCTGCGTGCGCAACACCACCGTGGTGCCGTGGGCCTGCGCCACCGACGGCACCGGCGCCGTGCAGTGGGCCGGCCAGGCGGCGATCACCTCGGCCGTCCAGTCCAACCTGACCTGGGCCCAGGCCAAGGGCCTGCCGCTCAACCCCGCCGAGCTGGTCACGGCCGGCAACTCGGGCCTGGCGGTGCTGCCGCAGCAGAGCGCCGACAACCCGGCGCTGGCCCCCGCGCTCACCGCGCTCGGGGTGACCGCGCTGGCCGCCAACGGCGCGGCGGAGAGCGGCTCGCGCCAGGTCGGCTCGGCCACCACCGTGCCGGGGCACCCGGCCGACGTCTTCCACAACGCCGCGACCGCGGCCGAGGAGGCGGACGAGTACAACTGGCTCTACACCTCGACCGCCCAGGGCGGCAGCGGCGCCTGCACCGCGGCCGGGGCGACCTGCCTGGCGGCGCCGCTGGACACCACCACCGGGTTCCAGAGCACCGTCGTACCCACCGAGGCGAAGATCGCGCTGGCCCGGGTGCTCGGCAACGACCCCACGCCCGAGGTGTTCTACCAGGGAAACTTCGCCGAGGACCGGATCGCCTACCCGGTGCTGAACCAGGTCCTGAGCAGCTACCAGGGCCTGCTCAACAGCAACACCCCGCTGGTCGACCCGCGCCTGGCGGACATCGCGACCCAGGAGCAGAACCAGACCGCCTGGAACGCCGCACTCGCCGCCGGCACAGTGACGGCCTACCAGAGCAACGGTCTGGTGACCATCACCGCGCCCGCCGGGGTGCAGGTACCGGTGACGGCGCCGACCGGCACCGTGCAGGTGCAGCAGACCGGCACCGCGAGCACCGCGGTCGGCTCCGCCTACGCCGGTGAGCTCTCCGGCTGGCTCGCCCCGGGCACCGGGCAGAGCGCGGTGACCGTACAGCTGCCGGCCGCCCCGGCGCAGCCGGCGGTCAGCACCACTGCTCGGACGGCGAAGGCGGCGGGGACGGCGGCGGCACGGACGGCGGTGGTGGCCGGCCCGGAGGCACCCGCCGGCGTGCGGACCCCGGTGCCGTTCGGGCCGGGTGACACCACCCGGCTCCGGGCCGCGCGCGGCTGAGGCCGCGTCAGGCCATTGCCCCTACCGCCCCGCCGGAAGATCCGGCGGGGCGGTAGGGCGTGCGCCGGCCGCAACCCCGGGCCGATGGTTACGATACGACGGACCGTCAGCACCGAACATGAGGAGAACGCCCATGAACGTCGGTTTCATCGGACTGGGCGCCATGGGACGCGAGATGGCAGCCCAGTTGCTCAAGGCGGGCCACCGGGTCCGGGTCTGGAACCGCTCCCCCGAACCGGTGGCGGCGCTGGTCGAGCTGGGCGCCGAGGCGGCGGCCACACCGGCCGCGGCGCTGTCGGGCGAGGTGCTGATCTCGATGCTCGCCGACGACGCGGCAGTGGCGGACCTGCTGCTCGACGAGGTGCTGCTCGCCTCCGCCGCCGTCGCGGTGCACGTCAACATGGCCACGGTCTCACCGGAGTTGGCCCGCCGCGCCGCCGAGCTGCACCAGCGGCACGGCATCGGCTACGTCGCCGCTCCGGTGCTGGGCCGCACCGACGTGGCGGCGGCCGGCAACCTCAACATCCTGGCGGCGGGAGAGGCGGCGCTGCTCGACCGGGTGGCGCCACTCTTCGAGGCGATCGGCCGCCACACCTACCGGCTCGGTGAGCGACCGGAGTTGGCCAACGTGGCGAAGATCAGCGCCAACTTCCTGCTGGTCTCCGCGGTGGAGGCGCTCGCCGAGGCCACCGCACTCGCCGAGGCCAACGGCCTGGCCGCCGCCGACCTGCTGGAGGTGCTCACCGGCACCGTCTTCCCCGGCCCGGTCTACGCCGGCTACGGCTCGATGATCGCCGAGCGGCGCTACGACCCCGCCTTCCGCCTCGCCCTGGGCCTCAAGGACGTCAACCTCGCCCTGGACGCGGGTACCGCCGCCCATGTCCCGCTGCCGATCGCGAGCGTGCTGCGGGACGCCCTGCTGGACGGAATCGCCCACGGTGAAGGCGAGTTGGACCTGGCGGCCCTGGGCGAGACGGCCCGGCGCCGGGCGGGGTCGGCATAACTGGCTGAGCCGGCATGCCGAGTGGCGGCCCGTGTCACATCGCGCGGCGCCGCGCCGTCCACTGGGAGAGGGCGCCCCACCACCGGGCCCCCGCGACCGAGGAGTCAGACCGATGACCCTGATCGACCCGACGAGCGCCGCCCCGGTACTGGTCCGCGCGGACGAGGCGGAGCTGCTGGGCGCGCCTCCCGCCACCATCCAGCTGCTGGCCGACGGCAGCGACACCAGCGGCGCCCTGAGCGCCGTCCGCACCAGGATGGGCAAGGGCACCGCCGGCCCCGGCCCGCACCTCCACCACCGCGCACCCGAGATCTTCTTCGTCATCGAGGGCGCGCTCGACGTGCTGCTGGGCGAGGAGATCGTCACCGCCCGCGACGGTGACTTCCTCCTGGTGCCCCCGCAGACCGTGCACGCCTTCCGCACCCCGGCCGACCACGGCGTGGACCTGCTCTTCCTCATGCCGGGCACCGACCGCTTCGAGTACTTCCGCCTGGTCGAGCGGATCAGGCAGGGCCAGGCGAGCCCGCAGGAGATCCTCGACACCCAGGAGCGGTTCGACAACCACTTCGTGCCGAGCACCCTCTGGGAGTCGGGCGCGGACGGCGGCGCGTGAGGCGGAGCGGCCGCCGGGCCGACTGACTGTGCGGGTGGCGGGGCCGGCGCGTGCCTCGGCTCAGCCGCGCGGCAGCGGGCGCGGGTGGCGGCGCAGCCAGGCCAGGGGGCCGCGACGGCGGCGGCGCGGCGGGCGGGCCACCACCGAGCCGCTGCGGACCGTGCCCGACAGCTCGACGCGCAGCATCGTGGGCTCCGGCGGGGCGTCCGGCGACGATGGCCCGCGCACGACCCTGACGGATCCGCTGGCCACGGTCACGTCGTCGGCGTCCACCTCGACACCGGGCCGGGTGACGATCACCAGGCTGCCGCTGCGTAGCTTGAGCGCGATCCGCAGGGTCGGGTGGGTGATCACCGCTTCGCTCAGGTCCAGCAGCACGTGGCCGCTGCGCACCGACACCTCCAGTGCGCGCGGCACCACCCAGCGGCCCTCGCGGCGGACGGTCGAGCTGCCCACCTCGATGTGTGCGAGGTCCTTGGCCGGCCGCAGCGTCGGCCCGCTCACCACCGGCAGGTCGGCGACCAGCTCGGCCAGCTCACTGCCGGTGCGCGCCGTCAGCGCCAGCTCCAGCCGCTCGTCCAACTCC
Coding sequences within:
- a CDS encoding cupin domain-containing protein, whose amino-acid sequence is MTLIDPTSAAPVLVRADEAELLGAPPATIQLLADGSDTSGALSAVRTRMGKGTAGPGPHLHHRAPEIFFVIEGALDVLLGEEIVTARDGDFLLVPPQTVHAFRTPADHGVDLLFLMPGTDRFEYFRLVERIRQGQASPQEILDTQERFDNHFVPSTLWESGADGGA
- a CDS encoding NAD(P)-dependent oxidoreductase; the protein is MNVGFIGLGAMGREMAAQLLKAGHRVRVWNRSPEPVAALVELGAEAAATPAAALSGEVLISMLADDAAVADLLLDEVLLASAAVAVHVNMATVSPELARRAAELHQRHGIGYVAAPVLGRTDVAAAGNLNILAAGEAALLDRVAPLFEAIGRHTYRLGERPELANVAKISANFLLVSAVEALAEATALAEANGLAAADLLEVLTGTVFPGPVYAGYGSMIAERRYDPAFRLALGLKDVNLALDAGTAAHVPLPIASVLRDALLDGIAHGEGELDLAALGETARRRAGSA
- a CDS encoding DUF1707 domain-containing protein, with the protein product MSGETSPQRRQAPEVRASHEDRDRVAEQLRLAAGEGRLTLEELDERLELALTARTGSELAELVADLPVVSGPTLRPAKDLAHIEVGSSTVRREGRWVVPRALEVSVRSGHVLLDLSEAVITHPTLRIALKLRSGSLVIVTRPGVEVDADDVTVASGSVRVVRGPSSPDAPPEPTMLRVELSGTVRSGSVVARPPRRRRRGPLAWLRRHPRPLPRG